A genomic region of Catalinimonas niigatensis contains the following coding sequences:
- a CDS encoding COR domain-containing protein — protein sequence MNLRKKIRDRIDKIKYYGWQTLDLKNCGLSEFPSEIFNYTDLVTVDISNDSYCDEEYKNKIKVVPDDISKLKNLKRLNLSNNQLEFISENLSNLNKLSYLNLCNNNLTDISEKIANMSSLSEIYLEENPFDLLPPEIVARGISAIRNFYKELEEKDFLYEVKLLLVGQGRVGKTCLSQALIDENYILTDKQSTEGININRWIIPKEKIVEINPKIQRDFQMNIWDFGGQEIYHSTHQFFLTKRSIYLLVTESRKEDSHDDFFYWLNIIKLLGDSSPVIIVLNKCDQPSKELPIKEFKDSFSNVKDFHKISLKAGFQDKLEIFKTALTSIATNLPHIGNPLPKVWVDIRRELESLKLSGKNYISEAEYLEICKKHYRKEESALFLSGYFHDLGVLLHFQDDIELKDTVFLNHEWLTTGVYKILDDQKVIEQKGHFTLDDVKRIWSEEEYKNKIRELISLMKNRKFDLCFELPNGEYLVPRLLPVDEVEHSWISKPENTKFEFRYEFMPKGILTRLIVKMNSDIYNNKYWRYGVMLQSDGTEALIREKYFENKITIELAGNHKREYLFHIRKIINEIHKDYNKIKVSEMIPCNCSHCKTVVSPQFYPFELLQRYELNQIPEIRCEKSLETVKVSSLTSDILRKQLSSDRLIACENKNAEILKNLNLPNIIFFPERDSSTVFIKVKTKLDIYGLRDRDFLLDSEIQKIRSKYPNYFILNYYCFENYLYHPDNIQELGLASFNKEAYTNEIIKQKNEKKHHIISNFKNSRKNYQEFRIEHEKLQDKGNEDEIINNLLSDEIEVFFKSYSMKDYFSKKIIEKYQLKNIELASTNWFRSKIENLIR from the coding sequence ATGAATCTTAGAAAAAAAATTAGAGATAGGATAGATAAAATTAAATATTATGGATGGCAAACTTTAGACTTAAAAAATTGCGGCTTATCTGAATTTCCCTCTGAAATTTTTAATTACACAGATCTAGTAACGGTTGATATTAGTAATGATTCTTATTGTGATGAAGAATATAAAAACAAAATTAAAGTCGTTCCCGATGATATTTCAAAACTTAAAAATTTAAAACGTCTCAATCTTTCAAATAATCAATTAGAATTTATTAGTGAGAATCTATCAAACTTAAATAAGCTATCTTATTTAAATCTATGCAATAATAACCTGACTGATATTTCCGAAAAAATTGCTAACATGTCTTCTCTAAGTGAAATCTATTTGGAGGAAAATCCATTTGACTTACTACCTCCTGAGATTGTTGCCAGAGGTATAAGTGCGATAAGAAATTTTTATAAAGAGTTAGAGGAAAAAGATTTTCTTTATGAGGTTAAATTATTGTTAGTTGGTCAAGGAAGAGTTGGAAAAACCTGTTTGTCTCAAGCCCTAATTGATGAAAATTACATTTTGACAGATAAACAAAGTACTGAGGGTATAAATATTAATAGATGGATTATTCCTAAAGAGAAGATCGTAGAAATTAACCCCAAAATCCAACGTGATTTCCAAATGAATATCTGGGATTTTGGAGGACAAGAGATCTACCATTCAACTCATCAATTTTTTCTTACAAAACGCTCAATTTATTTATTAGTTACAGAATCAAGAAAAGAGGATAGTCATGATGATTTCTTTTATTGGTTAAATATCATCAAGCTACTAGGTGATAGTAGCCCTGTAATTATTGTGCTAAATAAGTGTGATCAACCATCAAAAGAACTACCAATTAAAGAATTTAAAGATTCATTTTCTAATGTAAAAGATTTTCATAAAATTAGTTTGAAAGCTGGTTTTCAAGATAAGCTAGAAATTTTTAAAACCGCTTTAACTTCCATTGCCACAAACCTTCCGCATATTGGTAATCCATTACCAAAAGTTTGGGTTGATATTCGGCGTGAATTAGAATCATTAAAGTTATCCGGTAAAAATTATATTTCTGAAGCTGAGTATCTTGAAATTTGTAAGAAGCATTATCGTAAAGAAGAAAGTGCTCTATTTCTCAGTGGTTATTTCCATGACTTGGGTGTTCTTTTACATTTTCAAGATGACATCGAGTTAAAAGACACAGTATTTTTAAACCATGAATGGCTCACTACAGGTGTTTACAAGATTTTAGATGATCAGAAAGTAATAGAGCAGAAAGGTCACTTTACTCTTGATGATGTTAAAAGAATCTGGTCTGAAGAAGAATATAAAAACAAAATAAGAGAGTTAATCTCTTTAATGAAAAACAGAAAGTTTGATTTATGTTTTGAGCTACCAAATGGAGAATACCTTGTGCCAAGGTTACTTCCAGTTGATGAGGTTGAACACTCTTGGATAAGTAAACCAGAAAACACAAAGTTTGAGTTCAGATATGAATTTATGCCAAAAGGAATATTAACTAGATTAATAGTAAAGATGAATTCTGATATTTACAATAATAAATATTGGCGCTACGGGGTAATGCTTCAATCTGATGGCACAGAAGCATTAATACGCGAAAAATATTTCGAAAATAAAATTACTATTGAGTTAGCTGGAAATCATAAAAGAGAATACTTATTTCATATTAGAAAAATAATTAATGAGATTCACAAAGATTATAATAAAATAAAAGTTTCTGAAATGATTCCTTGCAATTGTTCACATTGCAAAACAGTAGTCTCTCCTCAATTTTACCCCTTTGAGTTATTGCAACGCTATGAATTAAATCAAATACCGGAAATTCGTTGCGAAAAAAGTTTAGAAACAGTTAAAGTTTCTTCTTTGACAAGTGACATATTGAGAAAGCAATTATCAAGTGATCGATTAATAGCTTGTGAAAATAAAAATGCAGAAATATTAAAGAATCTCAACCTTCCAAATATAATTTTTTTCCCTGAAAGAGATTCTTCTACTGTATTCATTAAAGTGAAAACTAAGCTTGATATATATGGCTTGCGTGACAGGGATTTTCTTTTAGATTCAGAAATTCAAAAGATTAGATCAAAATATCCAAACTATTTTATTTTAAATTATTACTGTTTCGAGAACTACCTATATCATCCTGACAACATTCAAGAATTAGGGCTTGCTAGTTTCAATAAAGAAGCATACACAAATGAAATAATTAAGCAAAAGAATGAGAAAAAACACCATATAATATCTAATTTTAAAAACTCTAGAAAGAATTATCAAGAATTTAGAATTGAACACGAAAAACTTCAAGATAAAGGAAATGAGGATGAAATTATAAATAACTTGTTATCTGATGAAATAGAAGTATTTTTCAAATCTTATAGCATGAAAGACTATTTTAGTAAAAAAATAATTGAGAAATATCAATTAAAAAATATAGAATTAGCTAGCACAAATTGGTTTAGATCAAAGATAGAAAATCTAATAAGATAG
- a CDS encoding sensor histidine kinase has translation MPPLSIRSYRSPLIQILVWLMLGLLLLLFQPLSWQASLQITLPEEFWIKQAILFFFLVGIFYLNAWLWVPRLLFHNKISWFIIAVVLTAIVLMLIIKMVEAWLNLPELMHRAFHPNSTEPSRRGNSWFDFFVLLLSFLVLGISTSVKTVQKWQKDVQLRQSLEKQKISSELSFLKAQINPHFFFNTLNNIYALTLSDIETARQALHNLSRMMRYVLYETRKDVTLLSQEIAFLQDYIKLMQLRLTDKVKVSFEHPTSLNDMFMAPMLFLPFVENAFKHGVSSQSPSCIHIQINQQGHRLHLEVRNTIFTSKSVLLEESSGIGLANTRRRLDLLYPNNYSLLVDEHAPENTFLVKLTLNLA, from the coding sequence ATGCCTCCACTGTCCATACGTTCTTATCGTTCTCCACTGATCCAGATTCTGGTATGGCTCATGCTGGGGCTTTTGCTCTTGCTTTTCCAACCGCTTTCCTGGCAGGCTTCGCTGCAGATTACCTTGCCGGAAGAATTCTGGATCAAGCAAGCTATTCTCTTTTTCTTTCTGGTAGGTATTTTTTATCTGAATGCCTGGCTTTGGGTACCGCGTTTGTTGTTTCACAACAAAATCAGTTGGTTCATCATTGCTGTGGTACTTACTGCGATTGTGCTTATGCTTATCATCAAAATGGTAGAAGCATGGCTTAACCTGCCGGAGTTGATGCACCGTGCTTTTCACCCCAATAGCACTGAGCCTTCCCGAAGGGGAAACTCCTGGTTTGACTTCTTTGTACTTCTCCTTTCCTTTCTGGTTTTGGGCATCAGCACCAGCGTAAAGACAGTACAGAAGTGGCAGAAAGACGTACAGCTACGCCAAAGTCTGGAAAAGCAGAAGATCAGCTCTGAGCTATCTTTTTTGAAAGCTCAGATCAACCCGCATTTTTTCTTCAACACCCTCAACAACATCTATGCCCTCACACTATCTGACATAGAAACCGCTCGGCAGGCACTGCACAATCTATCACGCATGATGCGCTATGTATTGTACGAAACCCGAAAGGATGTTACTCTACTAAGCCAGGAAATTGCTTTTTTGCAGGATTATATCAAGCTCATGCAGCTTCGCCTCACTGATAAAGTGAAGGTTTCTTTTGAACACCCCACCTCCCTGAATGACATGTTTATGGCGCCTATGCTGTTTCTGCCATTTGTAGAAAATGCCTTCAAACATGGGGTAAGCTCACAATCACCCTCCTGCATTCATATCCAGATCAATCAGCAGGGACATCGCTTGCATTTAGAAGTCAGGAATACCATATTTACCAGCAAGAGCGTGTTGCTGGAAGAAAGTAGTGGCATAGGCCTGGCCAATACCCGGCGCCGATTGGATTTGCTGTATCCCAATAACTATTCGCTATTGGTAGATGAACATGCTCCGGAGAATACTTTCCTGGTAAAATTAACGCTTAACCTGGCATGA
- a CDS encoding heme-binding domain-containing protein, translating into MKRLFIIGLLVVLVVIQFIRPEENLGEAEGNTDITHYMNVPENVMLTLRSSCYDCHSNRTNYPWYSKVNPVGWWLNHHIEEGKGELNFSDFSNYDVKQIDHKLEEIAEEVKEGNMPLSSYTLIHRDVILSDEQIKMLSDWVNTERQQLDVPQE; encoded by the coding sequence ATGAAAAGATTATTCATCATAGGATTATTGGTTGTTTTAGTCGTTATCCAGTTTATTCGCCCCGAAGAAAATCTCGGAGAGGCTGAAGGTAACACCGATATAACTCATTATATGAATGTTCCTGAAAATGTAATGCTCACTCTGAGAAGTTCATGTTATGACTGTCATTCTAACCGAACCAATTACCCCTGGTATTCTAAAGTAAATCCTGTAGGATGGTGGCTGAATCATCACATTGAAGAAGGAAAAGGAGAACTCAACTTTTCAGATTTCTCAAACTACGATGTGAAACAAATAGACCACAAACTGGAAGAGATTGCTGAAGAAGTAAAAGAAGGAAATATGCCTCTGTCTTCTTACACCCTGATTCACAGAGATGTTATCCTGAGCGATGAACAGATCAAAATGCTTAGTGATTGGGTCAATACTGAGCGTCAGCAATTAGATGTGCCACAGGAATAA
- a CDS encoding LytR/AlgR family response regulator transcription factor, with amino-acid sequence MNTLNCIAVDDEPFALNMVCTYIEQTPFLHLAGRFSSAVDALKALHEQSVDLIFLDIQMPDLSGIELARVLDRGRSTKRPRIVFTTAYDQFAIEGYKVDALDYLLKPFNYEEFLRAVHKAQAYAEMINSKPTSPEVREAEEDYLFLKVEYQLVKVAFSDIRYIQGLKDYVKVYLLSSSKPLLSLISMKALEDKLPSRRFMRIHRSYIISLEQIKAVSRNSVEIGQESIPVSQQYKEPFSRFMERWTK; translated from the coding sequence ATGAATACGCTGAATTGTATCGCTGTGGATGACGAGCCTTTTGCACTCAACATGGTCTGTACCTATATAGAGCAAACTCCTTTTCTACATCTGGCAGGCCGTTTTAGCAGTGCAGTAGACGCTTTGAAAGCCTTACATGAGCAATCCGTAGACCTGATCTTTCTGGACATACAGATGCCCGATCTCAGCGGTATAGAACTTGCCCGGGTGCTGGACAGAGGAAGGAGTACGAAAAGACCGCGCATCGTCTTTACTACCGCCTATGATCAGTTTGCTATAGAAGGCTACAAAGTAGATGCCCTGGATTATCTACTCAAGCCCTTTAACTACGAGGAGTTTCTACGTGCCGTACACAAAGCCCAGGCCTATGCAGAAATGATTAATTCAAAGCCCACGTCCCCAGAAGTCAGGGAAGCTGAGGAGGACTACCTTTTCTTAAAAGTAGAATACCAGTTGGTTAAGGTTGCATTCAGCGATATCCGCTATATACAAGGGCTTAAGGATTATGTAAAGGTATACTTGTTAAGCAGCAGCAAGCCCCTGCTTAGCTTAATCAGCATGAAAGCCCTGGAGGATAAGCTGCCATCACGCCGCTTTATGCGTATCCACCGATCTTACATCATATCTCTGGAGCAGATCAAAGCAGTCTCTCGCAACAGTGTAGAAATTGGCCAGGAAAGCATTCCAGTTAGTCAACAGTACAAAGAACCCTTCAGCCGTTTTATGGAACGCTGGACGAAGTAG
- a CDS encoding bile acid:sodium symporter family protein — MKLDKFVLAIAIAVILAYYFPQLSADNAYVTLNEVSSVGIALIFFFYGLKLSPEKIKAGLKNWKLHIVIQSSTFLIFPLIVLIFYPFLQNEQQRIIWLSVFFLAVLPSTVSSSVVMVSMAKGNIPAAIFNASISGIIGIFVTPLWMGLFLHQQQNNFNFSEIYFQLIVQIIIPVILGILLQPKLGKLATRFSKELSMFDKSIILLIVYKSFAESFETGIFSGIKWIDLVILFMLVLVLFFMVYAIVYTISSLFSFSREDKITALFCGSKKSLVHGTVFSKVLFSNLAFAGLMLLPLMLFHAFQLLIVSIIAGRFAREQNQPKKVG, encoded by the coding sequence ATGAAATTAGACAAGTTCGTACTTGCAATAGCAATAGCTGTCATTCTCGCCTACTATTTTCCACAGCTAAGCGCTGACAATGCGTATGTCACCCTGAATGAGGTCAGTAGTGTGGGCATTGCGCTGATCTTCTTTTTTTATGGATTGAAACTAAGTCCCGAAAAAATTAAAGCAGGATTGAAAAACTGGAAATTACATATTGTAATTCAGTCGTCAACTTTCCTCATCTTCCCGCTGATTGTACTGATCTTTTATCCTTTTTTGCAAAACGAGCAACAAAGAATTATCTGGCTATCGGTATTCTTTCTGGCGGTGCTGCCTTCTACCGTTTCGTCCTCGGTAGTAATGGTATCAATGGCCAAAGGCAATATTCCAGCAGCTATTTTTAATGCAAGCATATCAGGAATTATCGGCATTTTCGTGACTCCACTTTGGATGGGCTTGTTTTTACATCAGCAGCAAAACAATTTTAACTTTTCTGAAATCTATTTCCAACTTATCGTCCAAATTATTATCCCTGTCATCTTGGGGATTTTGCTCCAACCTAAGTTGGGCAAGCTGGCTACCAGGTTTAGCAAAGAGCTAAGTATGTTTGACAAATCTATTATTCTGTTGATTGTATATAAAAGCTTTGCAGAATCTTTTGAGACAGGCATTTTTTCTGGTATTAAATGGATTGATTTAGTCATCCTTTTCATGCTTGTACTTGTTCTTTTCTTTATGGTATATGCGATTGTATATACCATCTCTTCTCTTTTTTCATTTAGCAGAGAGGATAAAATAACGGCCTTATTTTGCGGGTCAAAGAAGTCACTGGTACATGGCACTGTCTTTTCTAAAGTATTGTTCAGTAATCTGGCTTTCGCCGGATTGATGTTATTACCCCTGATGTTGTTTCACGCCTTTCAGCTCTTGATTGTGAGTATCATTGCCGGGCGCTTTGCCAGAGAGCAAAATCAGCCCAAGAAAGTAGGATAA
- a CDS encoding TonB-dependent receptor domain-containing protein, with amino-acid sequence MTHFPKSIYVSFFILVFLSYSGFAIAQPPQGNAGRPVPPQNQVQNGDGKISGTILDKENQQPIPYATIALVNPANDKPVDGTVADDRGKFQLKNIATGTYKLTISFIGYEAFEVKSVEITEKENNVELGTLFLASEAKELDEVVVQGQRDLIEEKVDRTVYNAENDQTTKGGDATDVLKRVPMLSVDLDGNVYMRGSQNIKVLIDNKPSTIAATSVGDALKQIPADQIKSVEVITSPSARYDAEGTGGIINIITKKNRLQGGTLSIDTSVGNRGSNLGLNGSYRQGKLGISLGGFGRTGYNILGSFENTQRTTDSDGNEIMTIQQADTRNNMLFGRYTLGLDYDINKKNWISASLQLGAFNFRNKQDGLLTQTFMNEALLNSNVRDVNMANLSQNMDLSLTYVHTYDKPQQELNILTLYSRNNRTNDFVNDILSQDDESAIDRFKNENLSYNQEMTIQADYQTPIGKNQVLELGGKEILRNVSSDYQFFVASGADGEYVAVEDREFSNVFNYDQNVMAGYAAYTLNLSKYSIKPGLRYEYTTIQANFQEEEEVEIPSYGILVPSVNLSRKLENGNMIKAAYNRRIQRPSLQFLNPSLQASNPLNITQGNPDLEPEYTNNYELSYSTYLKGTSLNFSTFMRNTTGSIQPIRSLVGQDTILTTYENIGSEDAYGLSVFSNVNISNKFSLNGGTDVYYAVLDNKVNDPLYRADNQGWVLSGRLFGNYNITDTWGLQFFGFYRGRQVQLQGYQTGFGIYSLSVKKDFNDKKGSIGFGAENFFTSEFKMRTEVNSPLISQSSVNGMRNMGFKINFSYRIGKLNVDPRQRRKKSIQNNDLKDGGNNQMNISQ; translated from the coding sequence ATGACCCACTTTCCCAAATCCATTTATGTTTCTTTCTTCATACTTGTATTTCTGAGTTATTCAGGATTTGCCATAGCGCAGCCGCCACAAGGAAATGCAGGACGGCCCGTGCCTCCACAAAACCAAGTACAAAATGGTGATGGAAAGATTAGTGGTACCATTCTGGACAAAGAGAATCAGCAGCCTATTCCGTATGCTACCATAGCACTGGTAAATCCTGCAAATGATAAGCCGGTAGATGGTACAGTAGCCGATGATAGGGGGAAGTTCCAACTCAAAAACATTGCTACAGGCACCTATAAGCTTACCATCAGTTTTATTGGCTACGAAGCTTTTGAAGTAAAGTCAGTAGAGATCACTGAGAAAGAAAATAATGTAGAGTTAGGCACCTTGTTTCTGGCTTCGGAAGCCAAAGAACTGGACGAAGTGGTGGTACAAGGGCAGCGCGATCTGATTGAAGAGAAGGTAGACCGTACAGTATACAATGCAGAAAACGACCAGACCACCAAAGGAGGTGATGCTACTGACGTACTCAAAAGAGTACCCATGCTCTCGGTAGACCTGGATGGTAATGTATATATGCGAGGTAGCCAGAATATCAAAGTACTGATTGACAATAAACCTTCCACCATCGCGGCTACCAGTGTAGGAGATGCACTTAAGCAGATTCCCGCCGATCAGATTAAATCCGTAGAGGTTATTACTTCTCCCTCAGCACGCTACGATGCAGAAGGTACCGGAGGAATTATCAACATCATTACCAAAAAGAACCGCCTGCAAGGAGGAACACTCAGCATAGATACCAGCGTAGGCAACCGGGGTTCTAACCTGGGCCTGAACGGTAGTTATCGTCAGGGAAAACTGGGCATCTCTCTGGGTGGATTTGGCCGCACCGGCTACAACATTCTGGGAAGCTTTGAAAATACCCAGCGGACTACTGACAGTGATGGAAACGAAATCATGACCATCCAACAGGCCGATACACGCAACAATATGCTCTTTGGGCGTTATACGCTGGGCCTGGATTATGACATCAATAAGAAAAACTGGATTTCTGCTTCCCTGCAATTGGGCGCATTTAATTTTCGCAACAAACAAGATGGTTTGCTTACCCAAACTTTTATGAATGAAGCTTTGCTCAACAGTAATGTGCGGGATGTCAATATGGCTAATCTATCACAGAATATGGACCTCAGCCTGACTTATGTACACACCTATGATAAACCACAACAAGAACTAAATATCCTTACGCTCTACAGCCGGAATAACCGTACCAATGATTTTGTAAACGACATACTGAGTCAGGATGATGAAAGTGCAATTGACCGTTTTAAGAACGAGAATCTGAGCTATAATCAAGAGATGACCATTCAGGCCGATTACCAGACACCTATCGGCAAAAACCAGGTACTTGAACTGGGTGGTAAGGAAATACTGCGCAATGTATCCAGTGATTATCAGTTTTTTGTCGCATCAGGAGCTGATGGAGAGTATGTAGCAGTAGAAGACAGGGAATTTAGCAATGTCTTTAACTATGACCAGAATGTGATGGCAGGCTATGCAGCCTATACCCTCAACCTGAGTAAGTACAGCATTAAGCCTGGCTTGCGTTACGAGTACACCACGATACAGGCCAATTTTCAGGAAGAGGAAGAAGTAGAAATCCCCTCATACGGAATACTGGTGCCCAGCGTTAACCTTTCCAGAAAGCTGGAGAACGGGAATATGATCAAAGCTGCCTACAATCGCCGGATTCAGCGACCTTCCTTACAGTTTCTAAACCCCAGCCTACAGGCGTCCAATCCGCTAAATATTACGCAGGGCAATCCTGATCTTGAGCCTGAATATACCAATAACTATGAGTTATCATACAGCACCTACCTGAAAGGTACTTCACTCAACTTCTCCACTTTTATGCGCAATACTACCGGCTCTATCCAACCGATACGTAGTCTGGTGGGGCAGGACACCATTCTTACCACCTATGAGAACATAGGAAGTGAAGATGCCTATGGGCTCAGTGTTTTCTCAAATGTGAATATCTCCAACAAATTTTCGCTCAACGGTGGTACGGATGTGTACTATGCTGTGCTGGACAATAAAGTAAATGACCCTCTTTATCGGGCAGACAATCAGGGTTGGGTGCTCAGTGGCCGGTTGTTTGGAAATTATAATATCACCGATACCTGGGGGCTTCAGTTCTTCGGATTTTACAGAGGGCGTCAGGTACAACTCCAGGGATATCAGACGGGCTTTGGCATCTATAGTCTGAGCGTGAAAAAAGATTTTAACGATAAGAAAGGAAGCATTGGCTTTGGAGCAGAGAACTTCTTTACTTCAGAATTTAAGATGCGTACTGAAGTTAACTCACCCTTGATCAGTCAGAGTAGTGTGAATGGCATGCGGAACATGGGATTTAAGATCAATTTCAGCTACCGTATTGGTAAGCTCAATGTAGATCCCAGGCAGAGACGCAAAAAGTCCATACAAAACAATGACCTGAAGGATGGAGGCAATAACCAAATGAATATATCACAATAA